The Vanessa atalanta chromosome 2, ilVanAtal1.2, whole genome shotgun sequence genome has a segment encoding these proteins:
- the LOC125072724 gene encoding mite allergen Der f 7-like, with protein MKTTSKALVLFFLVVAAEANVIQSKITAPKWNNGLSAKVNDYVDETISMIGPFLQQNGLDPMELPEIEEGFEIRIVLITYSAWLKLHDGQMTGLVNVARSGDQNVNYFQKTLRVRVQLRFSDLEFAYRYLVKVMNIGPTGGIIGSLSHFDIIADVLIDFNTDEIQLQQFSIAERGRLRVRLTGNILFDWLLNPLITIFTTLFNGIIMSVVELTIRNVARGAIGAINSNIREVIDFIESFSNNQNVLL; from the exons ATGAAGACTACTTCTAAAGCTTTGGTTCTATTTTTTTTGGTAGTGGCGGCAGAGGCTAATGTTATTCAGAGCAAGATAACTGC CCCAAAATGGAACAACGGTTTATCAGCGAAAGTCAACGACTATGTCGATGAGACTATTTCAATGATAGGACCATTTTTGCAACAAAATGGCTTGGATCCCATGGAATTGCCAGAAATAGAAGAGGGTTTTGAAATT agAATAGTATTAATCACATACAGTGCATGGCTGAAGCTCCACGATGGACAGATGACAGGACTTGTTAACGTCGCTCGCTCTGGAGATCAGAATGTCAACTATTTCCAGAAAACCCTGCGCGTACGCGTACAATTACGATTCTCTGACCTTGAA ttcgCCTATAGATATCTAGTTAAGGTGATGAACATAGGACCAACTGGTGGAATTATCGGATCGCTTTCACACTTCGACATTATCGCTGACGTTTTGATCGACTTCAATACTGATGAAATTCAGTTACAACAGTTCTCCATCGCCGAACGCGG ACGCCTGCGTGTGCGACTCACTGGCAACATATTGTTTGACTGGCTACTAAATCCACTGATAACTATATTTACGACTCTCTTCAACGGTATTATAATGAGTGTGGTAGAATTAACCATTCGCAATGTGGCTCGTGGTGCCATCGGTGCCATTAACTCTAATATCCGTGAAGTTATCGATTTTATTGAATCGTTTTCtaataatcaaaatgtattattgtaa